AAGTGCGTCAAATGAAAACTTTTGAATTGGTGGCTGTCATTGCTGTAAAGCGTTCTAAATTGTCATGAATGCTCGTAGACAATAATAGCAAATATACATATGTGGTTTCCGTAAAAAGTAGAATTGCATATCCAGAATCAAATTGCACAGATTCTGAACAGGTATTATGCATCAAACCCCCAAAATCGTCAGTCCTGAGGCCATTGCCCTGGATATGGTGACCCTGGGCTAATACTCCCCTGGTCCTGATTTGCTTTATTACCAACTATAGGATCTTTTCCCAAGGCATCCCTCGGCCCTTTCTGCATAAAAACCAAGTCCAAAATGCTGGCAAGGGCATTCACTAGAAATATCAACACCGGGTATTTAGATATGGCCAACATTGGATTCTCGTCATGGTCAAATACTGGTTCCTTTTTGCTTGCTTCGTCTTGTCTGGCAGGGGCTTCAGAGGGTGGCTGCGGCGATAATAGCCGTTTCCGAGCTGATCGTTCTTGCTGGGTACCATCTAAGGATTCAACGGCGCTCCCCAGGATAGCGGAATACGGATCGGGGGACATGTCACGCATACCACGCTGAATGGTATCTATCAGAGTTGCTGCGGAAGAGAAGTTCGAAACACTCGAGGACCTGTTGGTCGTTGCGCTTGAAGCCATGTCATCTGGGGAGAGTAGTATTCCGCTTGGTAAATCAGACGTAACCCTCAATCTGCCAGGCTGATCTGCTTGGGTGTGAGTAGCTAGGTGCAGTTGTGGTACAGTTGGCGCAGCTCCGTTGTCCATGGAAAAAGATACCGGCAGGGCATCTGGTATCTCAACCGGAATCCTCGCGTAATTTTCACGCTCCATAGCACTACACAGGCCCTTTGCTAGCGTATCAAGGGGCCGATCGATCCCGATACGTGCATTGGGACACACCAGAGTCGCGCTCTTGCCCTGGTCGGGGTCCTGAGAGCTCGGGAACCTCAAGTGCCGTATGCCCTGGCGGAAGCGATCTCTGGAGCGTTTGAGTCGGCCCTGAATCTCAATCCGCATGATGAACGGCTGTTTGCTGTGCTGCAGGGTAAATGCCGTATGTATAACGTTGCTACGACTCGATCTGCCACCCTGATCGTTTTCACAAAGCTCCCATTTCAGCGTCTGGTAGGCCGCactgctctttcttcctgTCATCAGCCCGCCAGTGAATGACCAACGGCTGTCGTAGCTGGCTGCTTTTTCCCGTTCCACGCCAATGCCACTTGCTCCACTTCCAAGAACATTCAACTCCGGTGTCAGATGCACGGTTTCCGTGATAGCAACGCTTCTTGCTTCTCCGCTGAGATGTTTCGGTCCGTAGTAATCAGTCATTTGAAGGGATTCGTCATGGACTATGTCTATAGCCGCTGGGGCGGTCACTTCATCAAGGGTGACGAGAACAGTTCCACTGGCCAGACGACAGTTATGAGGCTGGTCGAAAGCGATATCCATGTAGATAATCGCCGCAGAACTTCCAGCTGGAGGCACCCCAAGGCAACCCCATTGCGACTTTGAAACACGTAGTCGACAGTCAACCAACACCTTTCCCAAATCGCGGGAGCACAAACTGGCGTTGGTGAGATGATCGAGACCGTGGAAGGTGCGACCAAAGCGACGAGCGTACGTATGAGTCGtctttggtgttggtgatggcgttTCCTGCAACATAGTTTCGAGTCTCAACTTCAGGTCTCTATCAAGTTTGCATAAAACCAAAAGGAGGCAGGTTGTCGGCCCTGAAGATAATAAGTGAAAGCCACGCAGATGAGTCAAAGCTACTGAAATCCAAAATTTGACCCCTAGCCGCCCGGGGACATTGGCAAGGCCGAATCGACAAACATTCTCGTCTCGTCTGAGGGGCAGTGCCACAGCGCAGTGCAGGCGCCCACGGGAGGTTGTGGGCGTGATCCCTGCCGGCGCAAAAAGCAATGCTCTCACTCCCCGTGACAACCAATGCCAgctctcctcctttctctcgctCTCAGTTCTCTCTTCCCACTGTCATTTCAGCATTGTGTCTAGGAGTTGTCATCCTCGAAAAAAATGGACTCGTCGACCCAGCGCGAAAGACAACGCAATGTCTATGGCTCCTTCCCCTTTGATAACGATGAACCAGACCCATCTCGAGCGCTGGTCAACAGAAGGTTTCCTCCCATGGTTGAAGCTCCTTTCGGCCAGAATGCATCCCTCGGAACCAGCAGAGAGCAGAGCACTGCATCGCCCCCTTCCCCTCAGAGAGTTACCGTCGTCGGTATACAAGATTCTCCAACTATGCAGAACATTTGGAACCCTAAATCAAGAAACGATATCACCGTCCActttgagatggaggtcGGCGAGGACCTCGATAGTTGGCTGGAGGAGTTCTCCCGTCTCAAGAGGCTGGGCCACTTTCATGCCGCCGAGCAATATTTCGAAGACAACCTACGCGATTTCAGTGGCATTCTACCGGTTGCGATTGAGTATGCCGATATGCTTGTGGAACAGGGTGCCTACAAGCGCCTGCGTCAATTTATATCTTCTCACAGGGAACTACTAAATTCTGTAGAACGAGCTGACCGTGAGTATTGCGCGGAAAAGAGGCTCCAGATTTTATACAGAGCAAACCTACTATTGATCGACGCTTTTGCAGCAATGCATTCCGCTGCCACCCTGGGGGAAGCATATGGCAAAGTGCGATTGATCGAACAAGACATGCGATCCATAGCGAAACCATCGGAAAAGCCGGTTGCGTCTCTAGATTCGTCCGAAGTAAGACCAAAACTATTCAATTCCAGATTCTCGGTGTGATTTGCTAGAAACCCCGTTGCTGATCATTGGGGTTGATAGATTCAAGTCATTCGATACGCTTTGAGAATACTATCAAAAGTAGAGAGGGAGACAGACCTCGTCCCTGAGAGACAGTTCAACTACTGGTCGAACTGGGGTCACTTATATAGACCCCTTGTTGCAGCAAGTCAAATATCAGATGCGAGGGACCTCATCATCGCTTCAATAGAGGCTGAAGGTACACCGAATACGTGGAATATCATGTTCCAAATGGATGTCCACTCTACACACGCATTCAACCGCCTCCTCGGTGACTGGAACATGGCACATTATGATGAATCAACATATTTAGCCATTCTTGACATCCTGGTGAGCGTAATATGTGATTTGTGCTCGTTTTCGGTCACCTTACCAGAAAGAGAGCATTTAACTACCGCGGAACGATGTCTACAGCATGCGCACAGCGTGGCTATCTGCCTGAAGGAAAACAGCCCAGAACTGATTAAATCCCGCCCGTATCTTCGTTGGGTTCTGGCCAAGTCTGAGCTGGAAAGGAAACTGAGTCCTGGTGAGGTGAATCTGCACAGTCATCTTAGTGCTTTCTCCGGCTTGGTTATTTGGATGAATAGCCTTCCCATATACGTCCCAATTAAGTCAGAAAACCCGCTTTGGTGCCCGGGTCTAGGAGAACACGAGCAAACCCCAGCTTCCCCAAATGAGCTTTTAGAGGCCGCTGTTGGCACCGCATGCGAGCTGGGAGATTATAGCACTGAGATAGCTTGCCTCACCGAGCTGATTTGTTGCTCCTCTGGTGCACTGGACGTACTGGGAGAGCGGTTTGATCGCATACGGAATCTGCAACTCAATTCGCAAGGCAATATTCTTGACTGCCAGCAGACATGTCTGACGCGGTACCTCACCACTACTACCAATCAGGCACGCCGGGATCTGGTCGCTGAAATCAGAGAACTGAAGGGCTTTAAAACTGGCGATTATTCTCTCAGAGAGTGGTGCACGTTAGTTATAGAGGACGCACTCTGCTTCTCTCTGGGGGACATTGTAGATAAATCCCCGGCCGTCCTCGATGAGGGATTCTCGACCTACCTCCCCCAATACATCAAGGATCAAATCATACATCGGGGGttagaaaagatatatagtcTGCACCTCAACCACGACAAAGCCAACTCAAGCGGTACCCACCGGTCCAACGTACGCAGCTTATCACCTGAGCCACCTTTAGCATACTCAAGACGACCATCATACGAACGCGTGCGACATAGAGATCCAAGACCCGGTGTTGCTGGGATGGGGGGCGAAGACTCTGGCATCGCCCCTTCGAGTGAAGACGACCTGACCGACACCGCAGTCATTGGGGTCTCGGCCTCGCCTCGAGACATGAGATCTTTCAGCCCTCCAAGAAGAGTCCTTACAAGACGTAGCACAGTAGAAAGTGTTAGTGACGAATGTGACGACCCATGACATTGAAAGGAGAAGACAATATATTACTAGACCACCGTGATATCAAACATATCTGACCCACTTGTATTGTATTCTCGAAGAATGATTTTATCCGGCCAAAAaggtatattatatagtagtCAATTCTAAGTACTGAGTATCCCGTTTTTGGTGCAGAGACAGGGCGGGCGGCTACCATAGTGTACCGGTAATTCCTAGGCCTTCCGGGTGTCCGCCGGGCGCCCAGTGGCCCCCGACACAGCCCGCAATTCTGACAGGACGGGCACCAATATCGTGTTCGCAGCGCACTTCGAATGCGAGCCAAATAGTCAGGCTTGTTTTGAGTTTGCGCCTTCTTAACTTGAAGAAAGATTGTGTTGTTTATTCAACTTTTATTACGGTgcttaaaaatattattaaatatttaagttttataaataattttcGATTTTTCTATAGTGTTCATGttatatctaaattattttataattctctttttattatatatattatgtaATACTTTCTACTAATTATGTAATATACGAA
This region of Aspergillus puulaauensis MK2 DNA, chromosome 5, nearly complete sequence genomic DNA includes:
- a CDS encoding uncharacterized protein (COG:S;~EggNog:ENOG410PQDH;~TransMembrane:1 (o441-460i)) gives rise to the protein MLQETPSPTPKTTHTYARRFGRTFHGLDHLTNASLCSRDLGKVLVDCRLRVSKSQWGCLGVPPAGSSAAIIYMDIAFDQPHNCRLASGTVLVTLDEVTAPAAIDIVHDESLQMTDYYGPKHLSGEARSVAITETVHLTPELNVLGSGASGIGVEREKAASYDSRWSFTGGLMTGRKSSAAYQTLKWELCENDQGGRSSRSNVIHTAFTLQHSKQPFIMRIEIQGRLKRSRDRFRQGIRHLRFPSSQDPDQGKSATLVCPNARIGIDRPLDTLAKGLCSAMERENYARIPVEIPDALPVSFSMDNGAAPTVPQLHLATHTQADQPGRLRVTSDLPSGILLSPDDMASSATTNRSSSVSNFSSAATLIDTIQRGMRDMSPDPYSAILGSAVESLDGTQQERSARKRLLSPQPPSEAPARQDEASKKEPVFDHDENPMLAISKYPVLIFLVNALASILDLVFMQKGPRDALGKDPIVGNKANQDQGSISPGSPYPGQWPQD
- a CDS encoding uncharacterized protein (COG:S;~EggNog:ENOG410PRMG); translated protein: MDSSTQRERQRNVYGSFPFDNDEPDPSRALVNRRFPPMVEAPFGQNASLGTSREQSTASPPSPQRVTVVGIQDSPTMQNIWNPKSRNDITVHFEMEVGEDLDSWLEEFSRLKRLGHFHAAEQYFEDNLRDFSGILPVAIEYADMLVEQGAYKRLRQFISSHRELLNSVERADPMHSAATLGEAYGKVRLIEQDMRSIAKPSEKPVASLDSSEIQVIRYALRILSKVERETDLVPERQFNYWSNWGHLYRPLVAASQISDARDLIIASIEAEGTPNTWNIMFQMDVHSTHAFNRLLGDWNMAHYDESTYLAILDILVSVICDLCSFSVTLPEREHLTTAERCLQHAHSVAICLKENSPELIKSRPYLRWVLAKSELERKLSPGEVNLHSHLSAFSGLVIWMNSLPIYVPIKSENPLWCPGLGEHEQTPASPNELLEAAVGTACELGDYSTEIACLTELICCSSGALDVLGERFDRIRNLQLNSQGNILDCQQTCLTRYLTTTTNQARRDLVAEIRELKGFKTGDYSLREWCTLVIEDALCFSLGDIVDKSPAVLDEGFSTYLPQYIKDQIIHRGLEKIYSLHLNHDKANSSGTHRSNVRSLSPEPPLAYSRRPSYERVRHRDPRPGVAGMGGEDSGIAPSSEDDLTDTAVIGVSASPRDMRSFSPPRRVLTRRSTVESVSDECDDP